TTGAGAGGACGAGTTGAGCTGGAAAAAGCTGGTATGCGCAAGAGGGGTCTTCTTTCACGTAAATTATTGGTCAAGAGTGATGCACCAACTGGCGATGTTCTCCTCGATGAAGCACTCAAACACCTGAAGGAATATGATCCACCAGAACCTGTTCAGAGCTGGATCGAGTATCTCAGTGGTCTGTACATTGATCAAAAACTTGATAATACTTAGCTTCAACTCAAGTACttgggggatatttttttctcgtgccATTTCATTGGGTTACAGGGGAGACATGGAATCCACTGAAGCTACGGTACCAGTTGAAAAATGTTAGGGAGAGATTAGCTAAGAATTTAGTTGAGAAGGGAGTTCTCACGACTGAAAAACAGAACTTCCTGCTGTTTGATATGACCACACATCCGCTGACAGATAATTTCGCAAAGACGCGTCTCGTTAAAAAGGTATGTGTGGATAGaaaactaatttattttaGGGAATATATTTTGTCCCAATCGAGTAAACCATTTTTATGGATGTCCTCGGCATTCCCCTCGATTTCATCATTCGGTGTTTTTTCATCTATTTTTGGAACAGCAAAAAATGTTTGTGTCGTGATTGACTCGTAATCAGAGGAAGCCGTATCTCTCTATCTTATCAATCTAATTGGAAACAGTCTTGTACTCCACATTTGAATAATAGAGTTCCGGTTGATAACAAGTAAAACACATCCTTTTGTTTCGTGGAGAGCATTAACAAGTAAATAATACTTTAATGCTCTCAGTACTTGTAACGTTGTGAATATGTAAACTTATGATGGTTGGGCACTGTAGTTTACTGAGTGCATTTGCGTTGCTAGCTGTTGGGTAGAATGCTGTGGGACTGTGGATGAAGTCACTTGAATTAATTTgagtgctctcgaaaaacgACACCGCTGACCTAATATTGGAATTTCAATGCCTCAAGGGAACGCTCAGACCATTCTACTCAAATATTTGACATATCTGTgttcagttgaatttttatccatATCAAATCTTTGTTAACTTGTTCTCAATTTCAATCAGGAGTAATTGAACGGTCTCATGGGAGCGCGAATTTgtgcttttgatttttttaaattttccaatggataagtttttttaaatttttaaatacttcCCAAATAGAAACATGGCATTATGGTATGGCCTGTTAATGTcacattttttgatttttcattttctatatTCAGTTATTAGGGAAAGGGGAATCGAGGATGaatggaatgttttttttgcaGAGGTCGTTAATGAATGGCATTTAGCATTCCTCTTTCATGATAATTTATCGCTTGTAAATATCTATGTAAAAGCAGATATTAATTCATAATCACCACAACAAGATGATTTATGTCTttgttggtaatttttttaagtccCATAAAACTAAACGATGAGCCCCGTGAAATAACTATAATAACTTCAATAACTTGAAACatcatcataaaaatattttagataCAAGAGGCTGTTCTTTGTCGTTGGGTTAACGATGCCGGTCGCATGGACAGAAGAACACTAGCACTTGTTATATTAGCATACGCTGCTGATGTATTAGAGAATGCATTCGCACCACTATCAGACGATGATTACGAAGTAGCGATGCGTCGAGTAAGGACACTGTTGGATCTTGATTTGGAAGCTGAAGCTGCCAAGCCAAATGCCAATCCCGTATTATGGGCTGTTTTTGCTGCATTCAATAAGTAGCAATGGGAAGACATAAAGAGTATTCAGAAGTGTGACAGTGAGGTAAATATTAAGGTCGAGTGaaggggaaaaattctatCTTCTGTCTAAacaactgtttttttttatttccagtgTGTCAGTTTACGTGTGCAATCGTCCATTAATATCATATCCCCGACCAAGTCGTTGATGTTTTAATGTCACAGATCATAACGAAACCATTTCGAAAGATAACAATGTGCCATTACAATCGTGAAAACATGAATTACGGTAGAATATTGATCATTCCTTGGGGGTTCGACGATTTTTGTATGCATAGAAAGAGGACAAAGGGATTTATATGAGTTTCAATCAAATTATCTCGGGGCTGTCAAGTAGTTGTCGAGATGAATAAAAGAGATATTCACTTCAGTGTTTCTTTGGTGCGTGAATAATGTGGATGGAGTGGTCAGAGGAAAATAaagattttttgaataattgaaatatacgaGAGGAGCAATTAACAGAGTTCCAAAGAGTTTTATCATTTCTAGAACTTTTTCACGGCGACatgtattttttgttttcattattttgatcGAAAGGCACCAAGATCGTTATAAACGCTCGCCCAAGGGCGAAAGAAAATTAGGAATGATTGAAATATACTGCCACTTTGACATTCTCATCAGTACTGTTGTTGTGGCAAAGCAATAATACTGGAGGGGATATGTTAACGGAATGATTGTAATCCTACGATTTATCATGTATTAACATTTTATATGCCATCGACAGTTCGTGAGCATGTTGTTACGCCAAATGAGTTTCCTATACAGAGTGTCCTTAAACTCCCGTCTAATCTCTTCAGAAATGAAAGACTGTCGTTTAGAGGTGAATGCTTTTCTTCGACATTTGTTAACGAGTTTCTAATTGCTTaacttaaaaaattccaatggcAGTGGCTACTTTTGGCAAAAATGGAGAAGAAAAGGATATTCAGGCACCTATGGTAGACTTTTTTCACTCAATCTTATCCGATGTTATTGAAGTTAGACGGTCATTGTCAAATTTATAGATAAACTATTCCAGTAGCCACGTCATAATGAGTCAAGTCAGCCGACGATTTGTCAGCTTCATCAATAACTCATTAACTAATGTCCGAAGCTAGAAAGTGAGAAGGAACATTTGGCTTGGAATTCCACTCTCTTTCGTTCCTTAAATAAGATGAGAATTGGAGACACCCTGTATTGTAGGTTGGACGTACTGATAACATTTCAGAAGGAACATTTCTTTGCCGATTCAGAGTTTACGGGACGCACGTGAGTGTCATTGTTAATgatgcatatttttttttcagtatatttttgatttattatCATTCCAGTAAATTAACGGGGGGAGAATGATTTACATACTATTCAACCTTTCAATTGATTGTTATCTCGAAATATTACGTTCATTAATGGTGACATTCTCGTAATTGCACACGGTGCGATTTCATAAAACTACCAATCTAAAGGTATAATAATCTTAGACATGTGAGCACGACTCACGTTAATGTGGGTAACgaaaatctgaaatttttcGCTAAGGATCGAACGAAGATTCATGATGTTTATGAATTTTGTTGTACAAAGGCATGTGACGTAAATGATTTTGAATTCACTATACTGCGAGAAAACGGAATAATTGAAGCCAAGAATTTAATCATTGAGGAttagaatattttatattttactgCTTATGGCAGTTTTAATTTCGATAAAGTTTTGTTGTCGTCTGGAATTCTGATTATTTTGAGAACTAATGCCAGAAAATACAACAATGAttttctgattattttttaaattattaaagatATAGTTGATTGTACAGTTATAGAGAGAAGATATTACCATGTATTTACATTCAATAGTTACTTAATGTCGATCATCACTAGAAATTGTATTACAGTTaagggaaattaaataaatacaataaaatCAATCTGGTCATTGAATGAATCCACAATGGTCGAGGCTTATCTTTTATTTATACAAATTTTACACAAGTTGCAGTTCATAGCCTCCATCAGGAAGCTTTTTGGAGCCATTCTGTTACACGTAGAATAATGAATGATTGAACAGATATTCAGAAGACATTGAGCTTGATTCTGTGGTCCCATCGTAGTTTAACTCACCTAAGCATCGATTGTGGCATGAATTACACCATACTGGCCAGATATCAACCAGTCATTATTTGGATGTTTGTTATTCAATTCAGCTGCTTTCCCAGGTGGCAGCCCTACACACACATCAGCCTTCAGCACTCTCATGGTGACTAAATTACTGGGCCTGAATCCCCGAAGTGCTGTCACTAGATCTGTCG
The DNA window shown above is from Diachasmimorpha longicaudata isolate KC_UGA_2023 chromosome 7, iyDiaLong2, whole genome shotgun sequence and carries:
- the LOC135164295 gene encoding Golgi phosphoprotein 3 homolog sauron, producing the protein MNRSDGLVQRRRVVNSNSGTGLGQEGGTPDQSGGYNDQASGYGGDNDSNSLKDLNSNPTADDDSDKETRLTLMEEVLLLGLKDKEGYTSFWNDCISSGLRGCILAELGLRGRVELEKAGMRKRGLLSRKLLVKSDAPTGDVLLDEALKHLKEYDPPEPVQSWIEYLSGETWNPLKLRYQLKNVRERLAKNLVEKGVLTTEKQNFLLFDMTTHPLTDNFAKTRLVKKIQEAVLCRWVNDAGRMDRRTLALVILAYAADVLENAFAPLSDDDYEVAMRRVRTLLDLDLEAEAAKPNANPVLWAVFAAFNK